taaggatatttttcttatttttggtggtggatctgagttgaaaatagagggttatactgactctagttttcaatcagaaagtgatgatagcaaatccatgtcagggtacgtgtttactctgaatggtggtgcgattagttggaagagttccaaacagtctacaacagCTAACTCCACAGCGGAAtcagaatatatagctgcaagtgaggcttTAAAAGAAGCTGTTTcgatgaggaaatttgtttctgagttgggagttgttcctagcattgaagagcctattgtgttgtattttgataacaacgcagcaatagcacaagctaaggaacctaggtctcataaaaattccaaacatattttgcgacgctttcatttgattagggaaatcattgaaagaggagatgtcaagattgagagagttgacatacataacaacgtagcagacccactcacaaagtcattgtctcagattcactttgatcgtcataaagagaagatgagtattagataccagggtgattggctttagttcaagtgggagattgaaagtgtttgtcctaaatccaatcatgtatgatgagttaggaagaactttcttgtattcctatttgatttcattgaaattaataaaagacttattttggttttattatgggctttatctatttaaagtgtattaaataagatgctccttagtttagagtaaagcttctagaattacaatgagattataatagtgagatctagaagatgataactctagacttaaacagttcctgatcataggataactaatcggatgttagtggatccgcaaagattggtacatactatgcttgctcccttcaggaggatgtctgttctcataggcatttgtgtggtgacactatagctagtatgtaggtgcttattagggaatacgttcattgaacatgactcgataagttgaacaactaatggagattactcacgtgtcaatagttattcactgaatgatagttgtataagtgtccttagacttgagatcgttaaagttatcttatatataatgaactgtgctttggtttagtccttagtctcaaggacatccattaggtctattctgggcatagggatttgtgtatagagatagttaacgtcaatagaggatctacccattccagtataggaagagaatatcctatgttattcttagtatgcgagttctagAATCTCTGACCGGAGTGTATgcaattagaaaggagtttctaatttacattaatacgaactttgcattatgaataagaaatcatatgattaaatttgataggcctgacacgagatccatgccttgtatttaatcgggatattgtaagggtagaaggaatttatcgtacggtaactagtcactgacatgttcttggtattctaagcagtgaattcatattatccggatagtcgcgatatgttgagaagcatcactcacgatgtagaataaatataattaatcagttaattatatttaatgaattttagtattcatgtaaataattaataaaagtttattattatttatttctactaccggcataatattgaacctacagggtcacaccataaaagaatattttctttgatgaaataatgagagagagaattattttctaaatagtttagaaaaagaaataatgattaaaatagttttaattattattaaagcattttataaagataaaatgtggggctaatatatatatatattgatatattatgaaaaaccctaggagagccctataaatagaatgagatggctcattctaaacaCACACTTGGTTTTTTGAAAACCCTAAGAAgagctagcctccatcttctttctctccctctctctctctcccaaaaactccatttttataaaagcttggttttataaaagGCTACATCGAAGACGattattcttggtggatactagtagagtgcttcacacactgaggagcaactacTAGCAACCATATTATAAAGTTTCGATTTTAAGGCATGGTTACGATTCCTCTGTTTTTTCTGATTTATATGTTTTcctatatgtgcgatacatggtttttacggaataattgttatatcacgcttccgctcatccgtaaattccttcagaAGGTTGGTGTTATAGGTGACTTCTCTTGCGACCCCTTGTCGTGTGGGACTTTACTAATAAAAACTGAAGAGATCAGATTATCAACACTAGCATGTGCCCGAACCAACGAATGGCTCTCATCATTAAAGAAGAAATTCTTTCCAGGAAAAGAAAACTTATCAAAATGCACAATGTCTAGAAATAAACATACGTTTATTAACTAAATCATAACAACGATAAGCACTCTGACTAGGTGCATATCCAAGAAAGAGACACTCTCTAGATGGAGGGTGTAACTTATGCTCTGAGTATGGTTTTAACCAAGGAAAGCACAAGCACCCAAAAATACGCAATTTCTCATAATTTGGGGTCTTTTTGAACATCATTTCAAATGGGCTATGTCCTCGTAATGTTGTAGAAGGAAGACAGTTGTAAAGATAAGCAGCAGTTTCCATAGCATAAGACCAAAACTGGCAAGGCAGAGAAGCATAATGAAGTAAGGCATGTTCCATTGCAACAATTTGTCTATGACGCCTATCAACAGTGTCATTTTGTTGAGGAGTGTGAGGTGCAGAAGTATACCAACTTTTACCACGAGAAGATAAATGTCGTTTGAGTGCCATAAATTCACCACCATTATCTAAGTAAATTGTTTTGATTTTAGTGCCAAATTGTTTCTCCACCAAGACttgaaataagggaaaaatttcAGCAACTTGTGACTTTTGATGCATCAGATAAAGCCAGACATATTTTGTATAATGATCCACTAGAAGTAAATAATATCGATAACCATCAATAGAAACCACACTAGTTGGACCCCAAACATCCGcataaataaattttaaacaGGAAGAACTAACAAGGGAAGTTTCTCTGAAAGGCAATTGCTGGCTTTTATTAATATAACAAGAAATGCATGACAAATGTTTTCTAGATGAATCTGAATAAATTGGTAACTGAAAACTATGAATAATACTAGAACATAAACTCGAGTTTGGATGGACTAAACGATTATGCCAGCAAGTAGTAGATACCCGCACTCCCATATGTGCAACTGGTCTTGAAGAAGCTTTAACAGGAAGCCCAAGTTGATAAATCCCTTGATCACATTTACCTTGAAGTAACTTCTCCCCGGACTCCTGATCCTTCACCACAAATTTCCATGGATAAAACtcaacaaaaaaattattttcctTAGTAAACTCATGAACATATAGTAAATTGCGATGAGCACAGGGAACACAGAGAACATTAGATAACACAAAATTACGTGATGGATGGGAAATTGTAGTACTTCCAAAGTGAGATATATTCAAATCTGAACCATCTGCAATTTGAACTTCATCTGTTCCATTATACTCCGAATGAATGGAAAGGTTGTTGAGATCAGAAGTGAGATTATGAGAAGCTCCAGATACCATTAACCATTGAGTAGAATCATTGGAACGAGGTGGAGTAACTGCAACAATTGCAGTAAATTGAACCTTGTTGCATTGCTTAGCAACATGGCCTTGAATTCCACAAAATTGACAAACAATAGCTTGTCGATTATGATTGTTTGAGTTTTGATAGACACTCCTATTCTGATAGTTATTGCGCCCACGTCCTCTGCCAAAATTATTGAAACGATTATCCCGATAATTACCTCCTTGATTGTTGTTTGAGCGATTGGTATAAACATCATGATTCCGAGAATTGTTATTTTTTGTGCGCATTGCTGGAGAATGAATTGTATTATTTACAGTTGGCACCAAGTTCGCCGTTGTAGCTTCATATCGCTTCATGGAGGCCTCATAAGAGACAAGAAGATCATGTAGTTCCTCAAAAGAAAGGGAATGTTCCCTAGCACGAATTGGAACAACTATCTCCCTGTAGGCTGCGCCAAGTCCAGTTAAAACATATAAAGTAAAATCATCATCTGAAACGGGCTTGTCAGTGATTGCCAATTCATCAGTTTTTGATTTTATATGTTGTAAGAAATCCGCAACAGACATGTTGCCAATAGTTTCCAGTGTCCGGTCTTTCTTGAGTTGAAGAACCCTAGTGCGTGATTTAGTCGCATACAAATGAGATAAAATAGACCATACCTTATTTGAGGTATTGGCAGCAGCCACCAAAGGCATAACTTCAGTTGAGAGAGATCCAAGTAAAGCAGATAAAATTAATTGGTCTTGACGGAACCAGTGAGTATGAGTGTCCGTCCAAATTCCATTTTCACCTAGTGGAGGTGGAGTAGTTGAGCCATCTGGATAACCAAAAAGGTTATAACCTTTGAATAAAGAAACAACGAGGTTTCACCATGAGGGATAATTTTTTGCTGTGAGAGCTATGGGTATTTGCTGGTGAGAGTTAATGGCAACAAGTTGCTCACCATTGAGAGAGAGCATAGTAGTTTTGGTTTGTTGAATAACAGATCCACCGATATTTTCAGTTGTAGGCGACTGTCCAGATTTTTGGGCTAGTGTTGGCCATAGGATCGTATTAAATATCTTTAGACAATTTGGATTTGATACCATAAACAAGAAAATATATGATGGCTGAGAAGTTAGCACTATATCATTCATCAGAATACTTTATATATAGAGTTACAAAGGAGTAGGATAAGTACAACATATGAGAAGATATTAACAAGTACAACAATAAGATCAGTTCTATTCTACATAAAGAAACTTATCACAATCATAAACAATAGAGTCTAGCAACAGCAGGAGACATGGAGAATCCTTGTAACAACATGACTTATTGCAACAACATGACTCTTGTAACTAAACTTCTCTAATAACAACATGACTCTTGTAACTAAACTTCTCTAATAATGTCCACTAGTCATAAAACCATAAGGTTAACAGAAGGTTATAACATGCACTTCTTATTTTCTTTGTAACAATATCAGGCTAATTCTATTTTCTTATTTTCTTCCCCTTCAACTTTGCCAGGTTAGTAGTAAAGTTGCTAAATAATGATGAAGCAACAAGTGGTAATTAGCAATCAGTATATAGATTTCCATAACCAGAAGTAAAAAGATAATTTTATAAGCAAGTGATTTCAAATTTAAGTTTTGTTTTTCTTAAGGCTTTTGGTGTCTATTAAATTTTAAGAGGCGAAGGTATGAGCTTTCTGTTCTGAGATAACTTTTGCAAAAAAATCCTAAAGTTAGAAATTTActaaatttagataaaattttTAACTTTACAAATATTAAGTTTTGTTGAAACTAATCTaacattataaaattaatcaCTATATAGCTCAAGTAATTTTGAGATTATCGGAGTTTTGTTGGTTCACTCTTCGATTATTACTCAACCAACAAATTTATTAGAACAAATACTCAATTCTTAGAATATATACTCTATAAGTTATTTTAGTCAAAAAAAATCTAACATAATTAAATTAGAaaagatattttataaattaaacaaataaaaatatttaaattcaacaaAATTTCCCTAAAATTGAATAAACTAAAAAAAAGGAAATATCTTGTAGCGGCTACACCAGATCCGATTAGGCGAGGTATCGGAGGAGCAGCCACGCACACGGAAGTTATCAAAAATGAAATCataattgattattttaaaaatttatctacaaTAAATTTAATTATTGTAATTTGCATGTACTTTTTTATTTATGACTATTTATTAAATACTAAATAAGTAATATACACATTGGTTTAAAATCTTTCATTGTGCTTAATAAAATAACTAATGgtaaaatattaatgaaaatcaaatttttatattCCTTCTTTTGTTGTCTACCATATATAGACcaaatttattatattttgacaaagtaaaaatgaattaaatcaaagaaaaagaaaatgtcttttttattaatttatattacaAAAAGATacaaaaaatatttaatttcaaGATCATATAAAATGAACGGCTGAGATTGAATTTGATCCCTCCCCCGTGCCACAAGAAATAGTCCACACGTGTGCCAGTCCACCATAATCGCCGTTCTAGACTCTCACCCCTCTTTCATATACACACACACGATACATACATCCTTAACAAAACCAAGATTtcatatatacatacacacataaCTTATATACACACAAACATATTATAATCTTGGTTTTTTGGCTCTACCCATCAAGTTTAATCATCATGTATCGCCTTAGGCCTATCAAGGTACCTTAAAAATCCAATCTTTATGTTAAAGATTCAATCTTTATGTATGTAAATGTGTTTGTATGTGTTTTTGGTAATGTTTTTTGTTTGGTTTTGTGATTTTTGATGTGATTTTGTGATGCTCTTGGATTGTAGTGTAGGTTTTTATGGTAAAGTTTGAATCTTTTTGAGATCTGAATGTGGGGTTTGTTGAATTTATGTGATTTTGTTGAATTGATGATGGGTTTTGATTTGTTGGGACTTTTCGATATTCGGGGTTTTGGTTTTCGGGTGGGTGATTTGATGGGGTTGGAGAAAAGTTCACTCTTTAGGGTTGAGCATTGTGTAGTTTTGGGTTTGGGATTGTTGATTAGTTTGGTTTGCGGAATTTAGGAAATAGGCTTTGGAGCTGGTATGTAGTAGTTTTGCGAATATGGTAGTGATTTTTAGGTGTTTTGGAGGATTTAAAAGATTAGAAATTGGAATGTTCTGTGGAATTAAGCGGCGTCACTTAAAATGTGGAACTTGATACGATAATTGGGATAATGGTGTAGCGGTTGTTTTTAGTAGTTTTGGAAATATGGTTGTGATTTTTAGTTTTTTATTGTTAATGGCAGCTACATTATGTTTTGGAGAATTTAAAAGGGTAGAAATCAGAACTTTTTGTGGAATACAGCAGTGTCACTTAAAATGTGGAACTTGATATGGTATTTGGGATAATTGTGTAAAGGTTTTATTTGCAGTTACCCTTTGCTTTTCATTTTGTTGCGAGTTTGTATCTAATAGGTTGACATTTTGTAAAATGTGAGTAGGGAGGGGCCAGTAACAGGAGGCTGGCCAGGTTTTCAAGTTCCAGTGCTGTTGCCACTGCTGCCAAGTCATCATCTTCGGGTGGTTTATTTGGTTGGTTAACTGGAGGAAAAGGTAGCTCTTGCCCTCCTTTAGATGTGCCTCTTAAGGATGTTACCATCCCTTCTGCACTACCAGATCATGTTGAACAGGGCAAGACTCAGATAACGACTCTACCGAATGGTCTCAAAATTGCATCGGAAACGTGTGCGGTATGTTACATTGTAGTTTGTGCTTTAGGCTGAAGAATAATATATGATATGATGCTCATAAATTTCAACTTGGTTGGACAGGGGCCTGCCGCATCTCTTGGGCTGTTCATCAACTCTGGATCAATCTACGAAAAACCACATGAATTTGGGACGACGCACCTTCTCGAACGTATGGCTTTTAAAAGCACATATAACCGTAGCCACTTGCGTATCGTGCGGGAAATGGAAGCAATTGGTGGAAATATGACATCTGCTGCTTCTCGAGAGCATATGAGTTACACTTATGATGCTATCAAAACTTATCTTCCACAAATGGTAGAGTTGCTTATTGACACTGTCCGGAATCCTGCTTTCCTTGATTGGGAGGTTAAAGAACAGGTATGTTCCATCTTTTCCCATAAAATTTTTACTATCCTTATATAAGTTGTTCAATTGTTATATTCTGATTCTGTTCTCAATACATATGCTGCCATGTACAGATTAAGAAAGTAAAGGAAGAGATATCTGAAGCATCCAAAAATCCCCCTACTTTGATTTTGGAGGGACTTCACTCTGCGGGTTATAAGGGCGCATTAGCTAATCCTCTAATGGCCCCAGAATCTGCAATGGACAGTTTGGATGCCAGTGTATTGGAGCAGTTTGTTGTTGTGAGTATAAGAAACATATATATTATGATACCTTTACTATCTCATTATTAGTCCTCCCCACTAAATGTCACTTTTACATATATCTGATAAAGAGCTCTAGCTTTTTCTTGCCACTGATCAGTTTCTAAACTTTTTCCAGGAAAATTACACTGCTCCTCGAATGGTGCTTGCTGCATCAGGAGTTGAGCACGAGGAGCTATTAAAATATGCTGAACCTCTTTTATCTGATCTACCAAGTGCCTCTCCCCCTAAGGAACCAAAATCGGAGTATGTTGGCGGTGATAGTCGTATTTATGCTGCTTCACAAGTAGGTTACACTATCCTCTAAAAATACCGTACTTTATAAACATCTAGACCTAATGGTTGATTGCTTCTTACTCTGACCTTTCTTTGCAGCCAACCAATATTGCTCTTGCATTTGAACTACCTGGGGGATGGCATCAGCTGAAAGATGCCATGACTCTCACGGTTCTTCAGGTGGAGTATATCGTTATCTATTGGAATAATTTACATTGTCACAAACTTTTTAGTTCCTTGACACATGTATTGTTACGTGCTTTTAAATGACTGAGTAAATG
This genomic interval from Apium graveolens cultivar Ventura chromosome 8, ASM990537v1, whole genome shotgun sequence contains the following:
- the LOC141677211 gene encoding mitochondrial-processing peptidase subunit alpha-like, encoding MYRLRPIKGGASNRRLARFSSSSAVATAAKSSSSGGLFGWLTGGKGSSCPPLDVPLKDVTIPSALPDHVEQGKTQITTLPNGLKIASETCAGPAASLGLFINSGSIYEKPHEFGTTHLLERMAFKSTYNRSHLRIVREMEAIGGNMTSAASREHMSYTYDAIKTYLPQMVELLIDTVRNPAFLDWEVKEQIKKVKEEISEASKNPPTLILEGLHSAGYKGALANPLMAPESAMDSLDASVLEQFVVENYTAPRMVLAASGVEHEELLKYAEPLLSDLPSASPPKEPKSEYVGGDSRIYAASQPTNIALAFELPGGWHQLKDAMTLTVLQMLMGGGGSFSAGGPGKGMYSRLYLRVLNEFPAIQSFSAFSSIYNTTGLFGIMATTGSDFIKEAVDIACREFIVIANPSQIDQVQLNRAKQATKAAILMNLESRVIGAEDMGKQILTYGERKPLDQYLKTIEQVTPQDIANIARKLITSPLTMASHGDIGHVPSYELVSNRFFK